A part of Podarcis raffonei isolate rPodRaf1 chromosome 12, rPodRaf1.pri, whole genome shotgun sequence genomic DNA contains:
- the LOC128424183 gene encoding C-C chemokine receptor type 5-like isoform X2, translating to MPTATSTADFYEDVTATEYVYDETAEPCQSARVNEFASQFLPPLYSLVLIFGLLGNSLVVLILIRYKKLKSMTDIYLLNLAISDLLFIFTLPFWAYYAAHEWVFGDAMCKILSGIYYVGFYSGSFFIILLTIDRYLAIVHAVFALKARTVTYGILTSVVMWGVALLASVPVMVFNRLQKEDNRSVCTPHFSYENQIIWNQFFTLKMNLIGLIFPMIVMTFCYAQIINTLMKCRNDKKSKAVRLIFIIMIVYFIFWAPYNIVLLLQTFQDAFDLSNCASISNLAIAAQATETIAMAHCCINPVIYAFAGEKFRKYVCSLFRKHVALHLPKTCLSLYTEPLERASSTYSQSTGEHDMSAVL from the coding sequence ATGCCTACTGCTACGAGCACAGCAGACTTCTACGAAGATGTAACAGCCACAGAATACGTTTATGATGAAACAGCAGAACCATGCCAAAGTGCCCGTGTTAATGAATTTGCTTCCCAGTTCCTGCCACCGCTTTACTCTTTGGTGCTCATATTTGGCTTGCTGGGCAACTCACTGGTGGTGCTGATCCTGATCAGATACAAGAAGCTCAAGAGCATGACTGATATCTACCTGCTCAATTTAGCCATCTCGGACCTGCTTTTCATCTTCACACTCCCATTTTGGGCTTATTACGCAGCGCACGAGTGGGTATTTGGAGATGCAATGTGCAAAATTCTCTCTGGGATCTATTACGTAGGCTTCTACAGCGGAAGTTTTTTCATCATCCTTTTGACCATCGATCGATATCTAGCCATCGTCCATGCCGTGTTTGCATTAAAAGCCCGGACAGTTACCTATGGCATCCTCACAAGCGTTGTCATGTGGGGCGTAGCACTCCTAGCCTCTGTGCCGGTAATGGTCTTTAACAGGTTACAAAAGGAAGACAATCGCTCAGTGTGCACTCCTCATTTTTCTTATGAAAATCAGATTATCTGGAACCAGTTCTTTACACTGAAAATGAACCTTATAGGCCTGATCTTCCCAATGATCGTCATGACCTTCTGCTATGCACAGATCATAAACACTCTAATGAAATGCAGGAATGACAAGAAGAGCAAAGCGGTCCGGCTGATTTTTATCATCATGATAGTTTACTTCATTTTTTGGGCCCCATACAACATTGTTCTTCTGCTACAGACATTCCAAGATGCATTTGATCTCAGCAATTGTGCCTCCATTAGTAATTTGGCTATAGCAGCACAAGCGACAGAAACAATAGCAATGGCTCACTGCTGCATCAATCCTGTGATCTACGCTTTTGCTGGCGAGAAGTTCAGAAAATATGTTTGCAGCCTTTTCCGAAAGCATGTGGCTCTTCACCTTCCAAAAACATGCCTCTCTCTGTATACGGAGCCCCTGGAACGTGCCAGTTCCACATACTCCCAGTCTACAGGGGAGCATGACATGTCGGCGGTGTTGTAG
- the LOC128424183 gene encoding C-C chemokine receptor type 5-like isoform X1, whose product MMLRSNLHLVFKTAFNFLQGCNRSQRQGEKPSARGNKMPTATSTADFYEDVTATEYVYDETAEPCQSARVNEFASQFLPPLYSLVLIFGLLGNSLVVLILIRYKKLKSMTDIYLLNLAISDLLFIFTLPFWAYYAAHEWVFGDAMCKILSGIYYVGFYSGSFFIILLTIDRYLAIVHAVFALKARTVTYGILTSVVMWGVALLASVPVMVFNRLQKEDNRSVCTPHFSYENQIIWNQFFTLKMNLIGLIFPMIVMTFCYAQIINTLMKCRNDKKSKAVRLIFIIMIVYFIFWAPYNIVLLLQTFQDAFDLSNCASISNLAIAAQATETIAMAHCCINPVIYAFAGEKFRKYVCSLFRKHVALHLPKTCLSLYTEPLERASSTYSQSTGEHDMSAVL is encoded by the exons ATGATGTTAAGAAGTAATTTACACCTTGTGTTCAAGACTGCCTTCAACTTTTTGCAGGGTTGTAACCGTTCCCAGAGGCAAGGCGAGAAACCTTCAGCTCGAG GGAACAAGATGCCTACTGCTACGAGCACAGCAGACTTCTACGAAGATGTAACAGCCACAGAATACGTTTATGATGAAACAGCAGAACCATGCCAAAGTGCCCGTGTTAATGAATTTGCTTCCCAGTTCCTGCCACCGCTTTACTCTTTGGTGCTCATATTTGGCTTGCTGGGCAACTCACTGGTGGTGCTGATCCTGATCAGATACAAGAAGCTCAAGAGCATGACTGATATCTACCTGCTCAATTTAGCCATCTCGGACCTGCTTTTCATCTTCACACTCCCATTTTGGGCTTATTACGCAGCGCACGAGTGGGTATTTGGAGATGCAATGTGCAAAATTCTCTCTGGGATCTATTACGTAGGCTTCTACAGCGGAAGTTTTTTCATCATCCTTTTGACCATCGATCGATATCTAGCCATCGTCCATGCCGTGTTTGCATTAAAAGCCCGGACAGTTACCTATGGCATCCTCACAAGCGTTGTCATGTGGGGCGTAGCACTCCTAGCCTCTGTGCCGGTAATGGTCTTTAACAGGTTACAAAAGGAAGACAATCGCTCAGTGTGCACTCCTCATTTTTCTTATGAAAATCAGATTATCTGGAACCAGTTCTTTACACTGAAAATGAACCTTATAGGCCTGATCTTCCCAATGATCGTCATGACCTTCTGCTATGCACAGATCATAAACACTCTAATGAAATGCAGGAATGACAAGAAGAGCAAAGCGGTCCGGCTGATTTTTATCATCATGATAGTTTACTTCATTTTTTGGGCCCCATACAACATTGTTCTTCTGCTACAGACATTCCAAGATGCATTTGATCTCAGCAATTGTGCCTCCATTAGTAATTTGGCTATAGCAGCACAAGCGACAGAAACAATAGCAATGGCTCACTGCTGCATCAATCCTGTGATCTACGCTTTTGCTGGCGAGAAGTTCAGAAAATATGTTTGCAGCCTTTTCCGAAAGCATGTGGCTCTTCACCTTCCAAAAACATGCCTCTCTCTGTATACGGAGCCCCTGGAACGTGCCAGTTCCACATACTCCCAGTCTACAGGGGAGCATGACATGTCGGCGGTGTTGTAG